One Zingiber officinale cultivar Zhangliang chromosome 10B, Zo_v1.1, whole genome shotgun sequence genomic window, TCAATATTAGATGAAGAATTCCCTTGACTTGTCAATGTCTGCTCTTTTACTTTAACAAATGAATTaatagtttttcttttcttcattcctTGAGTTTTCTGTATTAAAgtgaataaatatagaaattatcaTTACCCAGTAATAAGGAAATACCCTTAATGACAAATCAGATACAACATAATACGAAGTCATATGTTGCTAATATCGAAACAATAATAACTAAAATAAccaagtatataaataaaagtaaCCGACTTAATGATCTAATCTATATGTCATCGAATCATTTTATCTAACCGATTAAACTAAGTATTACttataaaatcaattaaattgattaatatttaatcatctatttaaattatctttaattatttaattaaaataaattcaattacCTAATTTAGCTAAGAGTAGGATTGGGGCTTCACTTTCTCATCCCAAACATGTTCAGACTTTAAATATATTACTTCATTACAACCAAATAAAATTTCTACAATAAATGATTTTAAATGATATCTcgaataatttcatattcatcaaAGTATTTTTCTTGTACCTCAATTCCAAAATCTTCCCTCAATACAATATGTATATCACGATCCCAAAGAGCCCAAAAAAACCAATTTGCAAAACACAATACAAGCAAATTCTGAACCAATTCCTTTCCCAGATATTTCACACGATTAGGGAGAAGGGAGGACGTGTACGAGATGGGACAAGGCAAGCAGCGTCAGCACTGGCGTAGGCTATCACACGATAAGTAGAGAGCTGTGTGCGTTGTCGTTGTGGGCCTATGGCAGTGTCGTTGTGGAGGCGGCGGCGTGAGATGAAGCAGTCGTTTTGGGCCTGTAGCAGCGTCGTTGTGGAGGCGGTATCGTGAGATGAAGCAGTTGTTGGCAGCGTCGTTGTGGAGGCGGCAGCGTGAGATGAAGGTAAAAAAATAGGTTTAATTTGGTGGAAGCATAGGgctaaaaaaatttctattttttttaaatgggtGGGGCTAGAGCCCACCCTAGTCCAAGGGTGGCTCCGCCCCtgggtgtaaggaagggtaaaaggaataaaaaaaaagtattacAATTTTATCtttgttttattatattaattttaaaaattattgttttagATATTTTTGTCGTGATGAAAAATACTCACACCGTTTGACTTGCACCGTCAGACGCTCACATTTCATCGACGCCAATATTGACGTCGACATCGACTTTGACACTGATATTGACTTCGATGTCAACTTCGATGTCGACTTCAATGTCAATGCCGATGTCAATACCGACTTTGACATTGACATCAAATTCAATGTCGACATCGACGCTGATGCCGACTTCGACTCCGATTTTaacaaagaaaaatgatatgttcaacgaaaaaaactcaaggaaaagctcaaggatagatacataaagtgatggggcccataaaaagtgaaatggtagttcttgaatttttttccttgagcatatcattgctGTTTAACAAATAAGCTACAAATACTTGAATGCGTAAGTCTTAACTTgcaaaaaggcgggtcccgccgcccagcggccccctaggcctggccccacaggaatcctaggaggaagtaaatcagcggtgaatgctggcccggttaaagcgtggtgtctccgaAATTTAACACAGCCGacccagattattcatccagtgcgcgtccgtggaccttcgaccctacaactcattgtgcaaggatgccACGCCGTAACCGGTTGATCCAGCCCGCGGGGGCACGTAAGTCTTAACTAATAAATGTATACAAGATGTACTAGATTCTTGAACGCACAAGTTTTTAATAAAAGTGAGGTTAATTTtgtaactttatatatttaatcTAATACCCTTTTTTCCAAATACGATAAAACATATTATATTAATGAACTTTTCCTTCCtcccaaataaaaaaaatacaaatattttattttccctCTCTTCCCCTTACCTCTCATTTAGTTAATGACCCTTCGCCCCCTCCAATCATAGAGTTAGTGTgaaatatatattttgatataaaaaaaattaaaaatatcttttttttacAAGGTTAATTACCccttctaattaattttatatattttaaaactcaaagcaATCCTATTGGTCGAGTGACGACGAAATCGCCTTCTCGCCAAATGACCGTCTGCCTTGTTGACCAAGGAAAACTGGAATGAAATCTCTGCTAGGTCCTCCGTAGGAATTTCCATAGACAGCATCTTTTTACCGCTCGATCAGGACATAGTAAATCTTAATCGTTAATAATTGACTGGTCAAGATTTAATATTAATAATCTGACGGTTAATAAAAGCATTTCATAGAAAATTGAAGTAAGAGTCCTCGATAGGTTTCCTATCAACTGAACACGCGACATATTTATATTCTTCGCCCATGGAAATTCAAGCCATTGACGGTCCCCCCACGCCATGGCTAGCGCCGCGGAAGCCCCTATCGCCGCGTCCTTCGCCGACGATGATCTTGGTTTCGACGTCGACGATCTCCTCCAAAGCTTCTGCTACGACGATCTCTTCGACCTCGACGCTGCCATCTGGATCCCTGAACCTCCCCCTCCGCCATCCACCACCACGGAGGTGGAGAAGTCCAGTGATTCTTCGGAATCCGGCGGCTCCTGCGACACCATGAAGTCCTACGTGAGTCATCTCGAGAAAGTTCTCATGGAGGAGGAGGGCGAGGATGCTGCTGCTTTCAAGGAGAGCTGCGATATAGATGACTTCGTCGCTTGTTTGTTCGCGGAAGGGTCCTGTGATGGCGGTAGCGAGACTTGTACTACTGAATCGGTGGAAGAAATCCTCCGCAGGGGAAAGGAGGACAAGCAGGTGGAGGAGATGCCGGCGACGGTGTCCGCGGACGGGGAGGACGACGATCCTGTCAGCAAGAAGATGAGAAGGTATTGATGTTTCCCTTTCTTTGAAACTGGATCCATTATCGGAGATAATCATACTAAAATTAGACTTTTAATTAATGTATCAAACTTATGATTAAGTACAGACTTCGAATTATGTTAAAAATtgtaatttgtttaaaataaattctAGGATGTATGTTATTTGCACGAGACACGAGTGATGCTATCTTATGATTGCTCAGGCAAATGAGAAATAGAGATTCTGCCATGAAatcgagggagaggaagaagatatacTTGAAGGAATTGGAGATGAAAAGCAAGTATATGGAAGCGGAGTGCCGGCGTTTGGATTATGCTCTCCAGTGTTGTGCAGCGGAGAATTTGGCACTTCGTCAGTGTTTGCAGAAGGAAAAGCGATTTGATGTTGCCGCAGCTAAGCAGGAGTCTGCCGTACTCTTTGAGGGTAAGACACAGATACATATTACTGCTTCCACTGTCTTGCTCCTGCTTTTCTCTGCTTCCTTTGCTTGTGACAGGTTTTTTATGGAGTAGTTACCGTGAGAACTATCAACTATTGTTAGTTATCTCGTCAATTGGATGATTCATGTTGTTTTTATTAATGCATCAGTCCTGGTTACATATTTTTTGCTTGTGCATGGAAACGTGGACGACAACTGATCAACTTCGACTATTTATACTTGCTTACAGAAGTATCCAATACGAGTTCATTTGGAGATTAACTTCCTGCATAGTCTCGGATTGGATTTACACTCAATGTGGTCAAATAACTATGCAACACATTACATATGCACTTTCTTGCTTCTTCTTTGAATTTTGACATGGGTTATCTGACACAATTAGTGGAACATTTCATTAACCTTGGTAGCCAAAAATATTTGGGATTAAGTTGCTTGTGTTAAACATTCGAACCCATGGGGATCTCTTAGCTAAATTTAGAGATGGGGACTAAAAGATGGAATTTTATTCTCTCATTTCCTACTCTTTTTAAGATGCTACCTCAAGTCTAACATCTGAGAGATGAGGAACTAGTTCTTGATACTCTGGTAAATCTTAAGACTGATCTCAATCTAACCCATAATGTCAAAGCACTTAGGTGGTCGATTTCTTGGTATTTAAGCATTTAAGAACCCCAAATCTGGGGATACGATAGTTTTACCTCTCCTTCTCACTTCCTACTCTCTTGAAGAGATCTTTAGTACTGAATCTTATTGGGCACACAGAGGCCAATCTTTTTGCTCAGTCTAAACTATCGTATATATTACTTATTCAATGCTGCGTTTTAGCCATAAAAGAATACTTCAATTTTCATGTTGGGCCATAATATTATGTAATGGCATCAAATTATATAAgccatgaaatatgattttggtCATTTACACTTGATTGAGGTCGACTATTTGATCAGCTAGCTCCAATTTTGGAAGACTTTAGCATTATGTTCTTCTCTCTCACTTTTTCCCAATGTAATTTTCATGATTTCCTCAGTAGTATTCACTTGCTTTGACCTTATCCCTTTCTTGCACCAAGTACCACTTCCACATTTCATGCACGTAGTACTTTTTTAGGCCAATATGTTCCGCAATTGCAACAAGAATAGCATACTGGGTTGATGGTTCCCTAGGCTTAATCCTGCTCGAAGTCTGAACAGCTATTATTCTGTAGATTGAGTGACTATCAGGAAATATCTTAGGCCCCGCCGTGGAAGACCTTTGCACTAGCTAAAATGTAAATCTCCACATGTGTATAACAAATACAGTTGAGCAACTCATATGTTGGTTTCTTTGAATGGAAGACTACAAGTTTATATAAACCTAAAATAATCCTCTTTTGAATATCATTATCACCATTCCCTTTTGAGCAGTGAATTTCCATTCAGTGAACTATTATACTTCATCTTCTGATACAACCCTGCCATTTGACATCATGACCTACTAAGTTGTAGTGTTTTTGTATTTGAATGTCAGCATACTTTTT contains:
- the LOC122029313 gene encoding bZIP transcription factor 50-like; translation: MASAAEAPIAASFADDDLGFDVDDLLQSFCYDDLFDLDAAIWIPEPPPPPSTTTEVEKSSDSSESGGSCDTMKSYVSHLEKVLMEEEGEDAAAFKESCDIDDFVACLFAEGSCDGGSETCTTESVEEILRRGKEDKQVEEMPATVSADGEDDDPVSKKMRRQMRNRDSAMKSRERKKIYLKELEMKSKYMEAECRRLDYALQCCAAENLALRQCLQKEKRFDVAAAKQESAVLFEESLPLGSLLWLASIICLFLLPVLPNLNLEGTDNPERGRDHEIAAIERVTTETPEENINSGFGSVSFGKKCKGTRARIKDLDLLHAIEAS